In Corythoichthys intestinalis isolate RoL2023-P3 chromosome 11, ASM3026506v1, whole genome shotgun sequence, a single genomic region encodes these proteins:
- the LOC130923996 gene encoding choline transporter-like protein 1 isoform X3: MSADVIFARATEVAASTLASQPASQPQSLASPKMEPGRSEQQLHFRPKRTKREWRPLEERSCTDLPWFLLFLIFCVGMGSVCAFTVASGGAARLLSGYDSFGNTCGRRNPPLDGVRLSGLDHTDRKFVFYLDPCDVDIVQRKIKSVALCVALCPPRALRTFQDLQNFAEINGSELCSYELAAHKYASAPESSAKCPKLPVPPSKPLPLFNRCAPTDVSCYSKFAEAVATFVGDRSLLRRAVAGVAASKEIVAGLCVLALALSMLLTVIIRYISTILVWILTSLAVLGSLAGTGVLWWLYVDRRLHGNLTRAAPEDPAGGRAPLVYAASASVFTAVLLLLMLFMRKRVALAIALFHVAGKVFVHLPLLTLQPFVTFLVLLLFWIYWVLVLLFLGTSGEAVPNEEEGLTEFRLSGRLEYLTWFHGVGLLWITEFILACQQMTVAGAVVTYYFTRDKRQLPAWPVVRSALRLLRYHVGTVAKGSFIITLVKIPRLLLIYVHKQLKGKENACARCALKSCICCLWCLEKCLNYLNQNAYAATAINGTGFCASARDAFVLLVENALRVATVNAVGDFVLFLGKILIVASTAFAGVLLLNARGDYAEWLPPLLLVCLFAFLVAHCFLSVFEMVVDVLFLCFAVDTKYNDGTPGKEFFMDKALMELAERSRRSERAGGRGRTRAEEAPSEGARTKAMCVSRPILFH; the protein is encoded by the exons ATGAGCGCAGATGTCATTTTTGCACGAGCGACGGAGGTCGCGGCGTCGACGctcgccagccagccagccagccagccacaaTCACTTGCGAGTCCGAAGATGGAGCCCGGCCGTTCTGAGCAGCAACTTCACTTCCGCCCCAAG AGGACAAAGCGCGAATGGAGACCGCTGGAGGAGCGAAGCTGTACTGACCTGCCCTGGTTCCTGCTCTTCCTCATCTTCTGCGTCGGCATG GGTAGCGTGTGCGCCTTCACGGTGGCGTCGGGGGGCGCGGCCCGCCTGCTCTCGGGTTACGACAGCTTCGGCAACACGTGCGGGCGCCGCAACCCGCCGTTGGACGGCGTCCGCCTCAGCGGCCTGGATCACACCGACAGGAA GTTCGTCTTCTACTTGGACCCTTGCGACGTGGACATCGTTCAGAGGAAGATCAAGTCGGTGGCGCTCTGCGTGGCCCTCTGCCCCCCGCGAGCCCTCCGCACCTTTCAAGACCTCCAGAACTTCGCCGAGATCAATG GTTCCGAGTTGTGTTCGTACGAGTTAGCGGCTCACAAGTACGCCAGCGCCCCCGAGAGTTCGGCCAAGTGTCCCAAACTTCCCGTCCCGCCCAG CAAGCCTTTGCCGCTGTTCAATCGCTGCGCTCCCACGGACGTGTCCTGTTACTCCAAGTTCGCCGAGGCGGTGGCCACCTTCGTCGGAGACCGCTCCCTCTTGCGCCGAGCGGTCGCCGGCGTGGCGGCCAGCAAGGAGATCGTCGCGGGACTTTGCGTCCTGGCGCTCG CGCTGTCCATGTTGCTGACGGTGATCATTCGCTACATCTCCACCATCCTGGTGTGGATCCTTACCTCCTTGGCGGTGCTTGGCTCCCTGG CGGGTACCGGCGTTCTCTGGTGGCTCTACGTGGACCGCCGTCTCCACGGAAACCTGACCCGGGCGGCCCCGGAGGACCCGGCGggcgggcgcgcccccctggtctACGCCGCATCCGCGTCCGTTTTCACG GCcgtgctgctgctgctgatgCTGTTCATGAGGAAACGCGTGGCGCTGGCCATCGCTCTCTTCCACGTGGCCGGCAAAGTTTTCGTCCACTTGCCGCTGCTGACGCTGCAGCCGTTCGTCACCTTCCTGGTGCTGCTCCTCTTCTGGATCTACTGGGTCCTGGTCCTGCTCTTCCTGGGAACCAGCG GGGAGGCGGTGCCGAACGAGGAGGAGGGGCTGACCGAGTTCCGTCTGAGCGGCCGCCTGGAGTACCTGACGTGGTTCCACGGCGTGGGCCTGCTCTGGATCACCGAGTTCATCCTGGCCTGCCAGCAGATGACCGTGGCGGGCGCCGTGGTCACCTACTACTTCACCAG GGACAAAAGGCAACTTCCGGCGTGGCCCGTCGTGCGCTCGGCCTTGCGGCTGCTCAGGTATCACGTGGGCACGGTGGCCAAAGGCTCCTTCATCATCACGCTGGTCAAGATTCCCAGACTCCTCCTCATCTACGTGCACAAGCAGCTGAAAGGAAAG GAGAACGCGTGCGCTCGCTGCGCGCTCAAGTCGTGCATCTGCTGCCTGTGGTGTTTAGAGAAGTGCCTGAATTATCTCAACCAG AACGCGTACGCCGCCACGGCCATCAACGGCACCGGCTTCTGCGCGTCGGCGCGCGACGCCTTCGTCCTGCTGGTGGAGAACGCCTTGCGAGTGGCCACCGTCAACGCCGTGGGAGACTTTGTGCTCTTCCTGGGGAAG ATCCTGATCGTCGCCAGCACCGCCTTCGCCGGCGTGCTGCTGCTGAACGCGCGCGGAGATTACGCCGAGTGGCTGCCGCCGCTGCTGCTGGTGTGTCTGTTCGCCTTCCTGGTGGCGCACTGCTTCCTGTCCGTCTTCGAGATGGTGGTGGACGTGCTCTTCCTCTGCTTCGCCGTCGACACCAAGTACAACGACGGCACGCCGGGAAAAGAGTTCTTCATGGACAAAGCTCTGATG